CCTCAATTCCTGGAAAAGGATAGAGCTCATTCCGCCGCCGAGGTAAGTGTTTAAAACTTTGATTTTCGGGAAATGTTCGTTTGAAACTTCCGGGGCAAGAAATCCATACATCAGGTACGCCTGTTCAAATTTCTTTTTTTCGATTAACGATTTCTGTGTTTGGGTTACTGCCGGAAAATCGTATTTTACGCTTTCTACTGCAGGCAAGCTGTTTAAATACTTTTTTACAACTTTTTTAATTTCACCCAAACCGATATTGCCGGTTACAACCATAACCATATTCTGTGGGCCGTAATGTTTTTTGTGCCAGGCTACGATATCATCGCGGGTAATCTTTTTTATAGTTTCTTCCGTGCCGAAAGTGGTATTTGCATAGGGATGTTTCTGGTATACTGTTTCCCTCAGCAAATCAAGAGTCACGTCAAAAATATGGTCCTGCCTGGATTTTATGCCGGCGATTACGTTGGTTTTTTCCTTTTGAAGCTCATTTTCAGGAAAAGATGGGTTCTGAATAATATCTGCAAAAATTTCAAACGCTTTATTAAAATACTTTTTTGTGATATTGAGCGAAGTCTCGCAATAATCTTCTGTTTCACTTGCCCCGATGCTTCCGCCGAGCGCTTCAATTTCCTTCGATATTTGCTCGTCATTTTTGCTTGCAGTGCCTTTTGTAATAAGCATCTGCATTAAATTCGTCAGTCCCAGCTTATCCGCTGGGTCGCTGACTGAACCCAGTTTTAGAAAAAGCTGAACGCTAACAATGGGCAGGGGTTCTATCTTTTTATAAATAAGAGTCATTCCGTTATCCAGCTGTAATTTTGTAATTTCGTCAGCAGATGCCATAAAAGTGTTACCTCCGATCAAAAGTGAGAGAATTAGTAGGTGTTGAAATATTTTCATTTAGTTTCTGTTTTCTCCGGCATGACTTTTGCCGGCTCTACGATAGATGTTGTCAACCCTGTATAATAAAGGTTCATAAACTTTTTAACATCCATATAACTTACCTTTTCTACGTTGGCCAGGTAGGTTGCAACGAAATCAAGTTTGTTTATTACCATCCAGTAGCCTATGGTCTGCGCCTGCTGGTTGCAGGTTTCAAATTCGTAATACCAGTGGCTT
The nucleotide sequence above comes from Elusimicrobiota bacterium. Encoded proteins:
- a CDS encoding insulinase family protein, encoding MASADEITKLQLDNGMTLIYKKIEPLPIVSVQLFLKLGSVSDPADKLGLTNLMQMLITKGTASKNDEQISKEIEALGGSIGASETEDYCETSLNITKKYFNKAFEIFADIIQNPSFPENELQKEKTNVIAGIKSRQDHIFDVTLDLLRETVYQKHPYANTTFGTEETIKKITRDDIVAWHKKHYGPQNMVMVVTGNIGLGEIKKVVKKYLNSLPAVESVKYDFPAVTQTQKSLIEKKKFEQAYLMYGFLAPEVSNEHFPKIKVLNTYLGGGMSSILFQELREKAGLGYEVSSFYQSKKDKSMLVIYIGLDKASLETAKAKVDMVLSDLKTKPIDVNRFSGAKKYIKGISVLDHQTGARQGWYLGWWEITGKGYQYDKKYLSEIEQVTPADLKNVINKYLTDKFVQIQIIPEK